The Anabrus simplex isolate iqAnaSimp1 chromosome 1, ASM4041472v1, whole genome shotgun sequence genome window below encodes:
- the Ccdc56 gene encoding cytochrome c oxidase assembly factor 3, mitochondrial has translation MGNSDKMHKIDLVKDKANIPPSMLEYMKMVEKQNLERVEKLQRMRRNNISVGCLLGFGVLGIYFYSMYAVKQEKFLDDFDEPEKTSH, from the coding sequence ATGGGAAACAGTGATAAAATGCACAAGATTGATCTGGTCAAGGACAAAGCCAACATTCCTCCTTCCATGTTGGAGTATATGAAGATGGTAGAAAAACAAAATCTAGAACGAGTAGAGAAACTGCAGCGAATGAGAAGGAATAACATATCTGTTGGTTGTCTCTTGGGTTTTGGAGTTCTAGGGATTTACTTTTATTCAATGTATGCTGTTAAACAAGAGAAGTTCTTAGACGACTTTGACGAACCAGAGAAAACTTCACACTGA